One window of Leptotrichia sp. oral taxon 498 genomic DNA carries:
- a CDS encoding Rid family detoxifying hydrolase — MKKIPEAVGPYSAFRKAGDFLYISGQIAINPENQKIEAITVEEQAKQVLENIKAILENNGLTTQNVIKTTVLLDNIADFGAVNEIYANYFVEPFPARSAFAVDKLPKNVLVEIEAIAYCGK, encoded by the coding sequence ATGAAAAAAATACCTGAAGCAGTAGGACCATATTCAGCATTTAGAAAAGCGGGTGATTTTTTATATATTTCGGGGCAAATTGCCATTAATCCTGAAAATCAAAAAATAGAAGCAATCACAGTGGAAGAACAAGCAAAACAAGTTTTGGAAAATATAAAAGCCATTTTGGAAAATAATGGGCTAACTACTCAAAATGTTATAAAGACGACAGTTTTGTTAGATAATATTGCAGATTTTGGAGCAGTTAATGAAATTTATGCAAATTATTTTGTAGAGCCATTTCCAGCTCGTTCTGCATTCGCTGTGGATAAATTACCCAAAAATGTTTTAGTAGAAATAGAAGCAATTGCTTATTGTGGCAAATAA
- the cls gene encoding cardiolipin synthase: MMFDLFGLILNYTVFFERMHYLLVIIFIIVILLSDRSPNNMLAWIFTIYVFPVGGIILYFLFGINWRKNRIVSNKMKGEEKKIFSRLFNFLQRDTSEIFRSKDFFYYNKVVGTKNENFEKITPQEREKKINKQIDVMLQNINMNEREQEIVKMLYKSEGTFLTNNTSYRLFYNGKDAFDSILEDIKGAKHSIYMEYFIWKSDELGEKIKNLLLKKAKEGVKIKLLFDGVGAFNLSRKYKKELKMAGIEARFFLDVKFSITKLNYRNHRKMTIVDNEILHTGGMNVGQEYIDGGKRFSSWRDTNARFIGEITAQYLAIFVTDWLNSGGKNDDFSRIIKSEAVKEIKEQEPIDKQKLKYVMQVSSSGPDTEWTTLKYLYSKMISVAKKEIIIQSPYFVPDTSLVSQLKIMALSGVKIKIMMTGVPDKKIPYWIAETYFEELIDVGVKIYRYKAGFLHCKNIIVDEKMSTMGTCNFDMRSFEINYEVNSVFFNEEISRDLKKQFLCDLELCEKFDEARLKKVGFFKRLRNSGFKLISPIM; this comes from the coding sequence ATGATGTTCGATTTATTTGGTTTAATTTTGAATTATACAGTTTTTTTTGAGAGGATGCACTATTTACTTGTAATAATTTTCATAATAGTAATTTTATTATCGGACAGATCACCAAATAATATGCTTGCGTGGATATTTACAATTTATGTTTTCCCTGTTGGAGGAATAATTTTATATTTTCTTTTTGGGATAAACTGGAGAAAAAATAGAATTGTTTCAAATAAGATGAAAGGTGAAGAAAAAAAAATATTTTCCAGATTATTTAATTTTTTGCAAAGGGATACTTCGGAAATTTTTCGCTCAAAAGATTTTTTTTATTATAACAAGGTTGTAGGTACAAAAAATGAAAATTTTGAGAAAATAACGCCTCAAGAAAGAGAAAAGAAAATAAATAAACAAATTGATGTGATGTTGCAAAATATAAATATGAATGAAAGAGAGCAGGAAATTGTAAAAATGCTCTACAAATCTGAAGGGACATTTTTGACTAATAATACGAGCTATAGATTGTTTTACAATGGAAAAGATGCATTTGATTCGATTTTGGAAGATATAAAAGGCGCAAAACACAGTATTTATATGGAATATTTTATTTGGAAATCAGACGAGCTGGGAGAAAAAATTAAAAATTTACTTTTGAAAAAGGCAAAAGAAGGTGTAAAAATAAAATTGCTTTTTGATGGTGTGGGGGCGTTTAATTTGTCAAGAAAATACAAAAAAGAATTGAAAATGGCTGGAATTGAAGCAAGGTTCTTTTTAGATGTAAAATTTTCAATAACAAAATTGAATTATAGAAATCATAGAAAAATGACGATTGTTGACAATGAAATTTTACATACTGGCGGAATGAATGTAGGTCAAGAATATATTGACGGTGGAAAGAGGTTTTCTAGCTGGAGAGATACGAATGCAAGATTTATTGGGGAAATAACTGCGCAATATTTAGCCATTTTTGTAACAGATTGGTTAAACAGCGGTGGAAAAAATGACGATTTTTCACGGATTATAAAATCGGAGGCGGTTAAAGAAATAAAAGAGCAAGAACCGATTGATAAGCAAAAGTTGAAATATGTCATGCAAGTTTCTTCAAGTGGACCTGATACCGAGTGGACAACATTAAAATACCTGTACTCAAAGATGATTTCTGTCGCAAAAAAAGAGATAATCATACAAAGTCCGTATTTTGTACCTGACACGAGTCTTGTTTCACAGCTAAAAATAATGGCACTCTCAGGAGTTAAAATAAAAATAATGATGACGGGAGTTCCCGATAAAAAAATTCCGTATTGGATTGCAGAAACTTATTTTGAGGAATTAATTGATGTTGGAGTGAAAATATATCGATATAAAGCTGGATTTTTGCACTGTAAAAATATAATTGTGGATGAAAAGATGTCGACAATGGGAACTTGTAATTTTGATATGCGAAGTTTTGAGATAAATTATGAAGTAAATTCGGTGTTTTTTAATGAAGAAATTAGCCGTGATTTGAAAAAGCAGTTTTTATGCGATTTGGAATTATGTGAAAAATTTGATGAAGCGAGATTGAAAAAAGTTGGTTTTTTTAAAAGACTGAGAAATTCTGGATTTAAATTGATTTCGCCGATTATGTAA
- the truB gene encoding tRNA pseudouridine(55) synthase TruB, protein MKNNFEKDGIVLLNKVKGVSSFGAINHLKRIVGAKKVGHTGTLDPMAEGVIMVLINNATKFSDDLMKRDKEYYVEMELGYETDSYDLEGTIVKEFTGKIEIDDEKIKEVINSFLGKIEQIPPMYSAIKIDGKKLYDLARKGIELERKPRKVEVKKLREIKILRNEKIKISFFVEVSSGTYIRSLVRDIGEKLGVFATMTRLVRTKIDQFVIEDAVTIDELEQKFLKFDKNEEKNLEKLEKLENLGYFAEIEYVLEYLGINVSNEKYEKLKNGMTVLTSHKKFENISKKFGKKIIVLPEQKYKIYVRDRRTQAKVFRGIVKVVKVTEDRIYLKRDKYFL, encoded by the coding sequence ATGAAAAATAATTTTGAAAAAGATGGAATAGTTTTATTAAATAAAGTTAAAGGAGTTAGTTCGTTTGGAGCAATCAATCATTTGAAGAGAATTGTTGGTGCAAAGAAGGTAGGGCATACAGGAACACTTGACCCAATGGCAGAAGGAGTTATAATGGTGTTGATAAATAATGCTACAAAATTTTCAGATGATTTGATGAAAAGAGATAAAGAATATTATGTGGAAATGGAATTAGGTTATGAAACGGACAGTTATGATTTGGAAGGTACGATTGTAAAAGAATTTACTGGAAAAATCGAAATAGATGATGAGAAAATAAAAGAAGTCATAAATAGTTTTTTGGGAAAAATCGAACAGATTCCGCCGATGTATTCTGCAATAAAAATTGATGGAAAAAAATTATATGATTTGGCAAGAAAAGGAATTGAACTTGAAAGAAAACCTAGAAAAGTAGAAGTTAAAAAATTAAGAGAAATAAAAATTTTGAGAAATGAAAAGATAAAAATATCGTTTTTTGTGGAAGTTTCAAGTGGGACTTATATAAGATCACTTGTGCGGGATATAGGTGAAAAATTGGGAGTTTTTGCAACAATGACAAGACTTGTTAGAACAAAAATTGACCAGTTTGTTATAGAAGATGCTGTGACGATTGATGAGTTAGAACAAAAATTTTTAAAATTTGACAAAAATGAAGAAAAAAATTTGGAAAAACTGGAAAAGTTGGAAAATCTTGGATATTTTGCGGAAATTGAATATGTGTTGGAATATTTGGGAATTAATGTTTCTAATGAAAAATATGAAAAGTTAAAAAATGGAATGACAGTACTAACTTCTCATAAAAAATTTGAAAATATAAGTAAAAAATTTGGTAAAAAAATAATAGTCTTGCCAGAGCAAAAATATAAGATTTATGTAAGGGATAGAAGGACTCAAGCTAAAGTTTTCCGTGGAATTGTAAAGGTTGTAAAGGTTACAGAGGATAGAATTTATTTGAAAAGAGATAAATATTTTTTATAA
- the ruvC gene encoding crossover junction endodeoxyribonuclease RuvC yields the protein MKVLGIDPGTAIVGYSIIDYSKKRLDVLDYGCIFTEKDEDMPIRLEKIYNSLDEIINRYKPTDMAIEDLFFFKNQKTVIKVGQARGVITLAGQKNKLNLFSYTPLQVKMGIAGYGRADKKQIQQMVKIILHLDKIPKPDDAADALAIAITHINSKNGFGGFERGDNITKKLEKLNSDKIKLSDYKKLLNSK from the coding sequence ATGAAAGTTTTGGGAATTGATCCAGGAACAGCTATTGTTGGTTATTCGATTATTGATTATTCAAAGAAAAGATTAGATGTCTTGGATTACGGTTGTATTTTTACTGAAAAAGATGAAGATATGCCAATTAGATTGGAGAAAATTTATAATTCATTAGATGAAATTATAAATCGTTATAAACCAACTGATATGGCGATAGAAGATTTATTCTTTTTTAAAAATCAGAAAACGGTTATAAAAGTGGGACAGGCAAGAGGCGTGATCACACTTGCTGGACAAAAAAATAAATTAAATTTATTTAGCTATACTCCACTTCAAGTAAAAATGGGGATTGCAGGATACGGTCGTGCAGATAAAAAACAAATTCAGCAAATGGTAAAAATAATTTTGCATTTAGATAAAATTCCAAAACCAGATGATGCAGCAGATGCACTCGCAATTGCAATTACTCATATCAATTCAAAAAACGGATTTGGCGGATTTGAGCGAGGAGACAACATAACAAAAAAATTAGAAAAATTAAATTCGGATAAAATAAAGTTATCAGATTATAAAAAATTATTGAATAGTAAATAA
- a CDS encoding tRNA (cytidine(34)-2'-O)-methyltransferase, giving the protein MNIVLLNPEIHVNTGNIGRTCVLTNTKLHLIKPLGFELGDKKIKRAGLDYWKDVQLFVWESLEDFWSKNIEGNDSAKIYMATTKTKQKYTDVKFQKDDYIMFGPESRGIPEDFLNAHKEKNITIPMLPIGRSLNLSNAVAIILYEALKQVNFEFE; this is encoded by the coding sequence ATGAATATAGTTTTATTAAATCCAGAAATTCATGTAAATACAGGAAATATTGGAAGAACTTGTGTTTTGACAAATACAAAATTACATCTAATAAAACCATTGGGATTTGAATTAGGTGATAAAAAAATAAAAAGAGCGGGACTGGATTATTGGAAAGATGTTCAGCTTTTTGTCTGGGAAAGCTTGGAGGATTTTTGGAGCAAAAATATTGAAGGTAATGACAGTGCTAAAATTTATATGGCGACTACAAAAACTAAACAAAAATATACAGATGTAAAATTTCAAAAAGATGATTACATAATGTTTGGACCTGAGTCGAGAGGAATCCCAGAAGATTTTTTAAATGCTCACAAAGAAAAAAATATAACAATTCCAATGTTACCAATAGGGCGTTCACTAAATTTATCAAATGCAGTTGCGATTATTTTATATGAAGCGTTAAAACAAGTTAATTTTGAATTTGAATAA
- the thyA gene encoding thymidylate synthase, with product MKQYLDMVKYVLDNGTRKKNRTGVDTISTFAYFYKVDLSCGYPLLTTKKMYFNSMLYELFWYLSGDEHIKNLRKKTKIWDAWADKEGRLETAYGRFWRRYPVPEISLDGELFADESNPWTTQEENGQLVFDQIQYIIDTLKEMKVNPQTKNGRRMVVVAWNPGNATISKLPPCHYTFAFNVSGNKLNCHLTQRSGDIALGIPFNLACYSLLTMMIAKECGYEPGEFAHTIIDAHIYENHIDGLHEQLKREPMKLAKIKIADKPFNELTFEDITLEDYKSHPAIKFEVAV from the coding sequence ATGAAACAATATTTGGATATGGTAAAGTATGTGTTAGATAACGGAACAAGAAAAAAAAATCGAACAGGAGTGGACACTATTTCAACATTTGCTTATTTTTACAAAGTTGATTTAAGTTGTGGTTATCCGTTATTGACTACTAAAAAGATGTACTTTAACTCGATGCTGTATGAGTTATTCTGGTATTTGTCGGGCGATGAGCATATAAAAAATTTAAGAAAAAAAACAAAAATTTGGGACGCTTGGGCTGACAAGGAAGGTAGGCTTGAAACAGCTTACGGAAGATTTTGGAGAAGGTATCCTGTGCCAGAAATTTCACTGGATGGGGAACTTTTTGCAGATGAAAGTAATCCTTGGACAACACAGGAAGAAAATGGACAGCTTGTATTTGATCAAATCCAATACATCATTGATACATTAAAGGAAATGAAAGTAAACCCGCAGACAAAAAATGGACGAAGAATGGTAGTTGTCGCTTGGAATCCAGGAAATGCCACTATTAGTAAATTGCCACCATGTCATTACACTTTTGCGTTTAATGTTTCAGGAAATAAATTAAATTGTCATTTGACTCAAAGAAGTGGAGATATTGCGTTAGGAATTCCTTTTAATTTGGCTTGTTATTCGTTACTTACAATGATGATTGCAAAAGAGTGCGGGTATGAACCTGGAGAATTTGCTCATACGATAATTGATGCTCACATTTATGAAAATCACATTGACGGCCTTCATGAGCAGCTTAAAAGAGAGCCAATGAAATTAGCTAAAATTAAAATTGCTGATAAACCGTTTAATGAATTGACATTTGAAGATATTACACTTGAAGATTACAAAAGCCATCCTGCAATAAAATTTGAAGTGGCAGTATAA
- a CDS encoding dihydrofolate reductase, with protein sequence MYSLIVAIGKNNEIGKENKLLWHISEDLKNFKKVTSGKKIIMGRKTFESIGRPLPNRENIVLSKTIKNDDNSILIFDDFYKLIEKFKDSDEEIFIIGGEKVYKKSLELGIVDKMYISYINFEDEMADAYFPKIDFKNWEKVFEKKYENWKFCIFDKVKKEKS encoded by the coding sequence ATGTATAGCTTGATTGTTGCGATCGGTAAAAATAATGAGATTGGAAAAGAAAATAAGCTTCTTTGGCATATTAGCGAAGATTTAAAAAATTTTAAGAAAGTAACTTCTGGAAAAAAGATTATAATGGGGAGAAAAACTTTTGAGAGCATTGGCAGACCACTTCCAAATCGTGAAAATATTGTGCTTTCAAAGACAATAAAAAATGATGATAATTCTATTTTGATTTTTGACGATTTTTATAAATTAATAGAAAAATTTAAAGATTCAGACGAAGAAATTTTTATAATTGGTGGCGAAAAAGTTTATAAAAAGTCTTTGGAACTAGGAATTGTAGATAAAATGTATATAAGTTATATAAATTTTGAAGATGAAATGGCTGATGCTTATTTTCCTAAAATAGATTTCAAAAATTGGGAAAAAGTTTTTGAGAAAAAATATGAAAATTGGAAGTTTTGTATTTTTGATAAAGTTAAAAAGGAGAAAAGTTAA
- a CDS encoding TetR/AcrR family transcriptional regulator: protein MPKLKFTKEIIVNAAYDILKEEGFENISARKIAKKLNCSTAPIYFNFETVEEVKKEVINLCEKKLNKYLYGNYSQRKILNASIGFIIFAREEKELFKTIFLNITERFKKLYNETLDYLLTQESLLLSFPNLTFEEGKEIINKLWYFIFGYATLVCTSFSNEEKKNETNKVIEEKIIGMSKYFKMENFK, encoded by the coding sequence ATGCCAAAGTTGAAGTTTACAAAGGAAATTATAGTTAATGCGGCTTATGATATTTTAAAAGAAGAAGGATTTGAAAATATAAGTGCCAGAAAAATTGCAAAGAAGTTGAATTGTTCCACAGCGCCTATTTACTTTAATTTTGAAACAGTTGAAGAAGTGAAGAAAGAAGTTATTAATCTGTGTGAAAAAAAACTAAATAAATATTTATATGGAAATTATTCACAAAGGAAAATATTAAACGCTTCAATTGGATTTATAATTTTTGCAAGAGAAGAAAAAGAATTATTTAAAACGATATTTTTAAATATTACGGAAAGATTTAAAAAATTGTATAACGAAACGTTGGATTACCTTTTGACTCAGGAAAGTCTTTTACTAAGTTTTCCAAATTTAACTTTTGAAGAAGGAAAAGAAATAATAAACAAATTGTGGTATTTTATATTTGGATATGCAACATTGGTTTGCACAAGTTTTAGCAATGAAGAAAAAAAGAACGAAACTAATAAAGTTATTGAAGAGAAAATAATCGGAATGTCAAAGTATTTTAAAATGGAAAATTTTAAATAA
- a CDS encoding lysophospholipid acyltransferase family protein, whose translation MNKYKFLGIILHFFYRILSFMTRKEYFYAKNMKMMNNPNIIVFWHRKIFTVCNATRIIKKKASIVSASKDGEILAEVLKREGNELIRGSSNRDNIKSLKEAVRYAKKNYTLGIAIDGPSGPIFEPKAGAVFIAQKTGMPIVPVSSYCSKKWIFKNMWDKLEIPKPFSKCVHYVGEEFYLSKEVKMEDAIKIVKEKIHSAGYKAFEIYEKKYNKNSKTLEFNEEKF comes from the coding sequence ATGAATAAATACAAATTTTTAGGAATAATTTTACATTTTTTTTACAGAATTTTAAGCTTTATGACAAGGAAAGAATATTTCTATGCGAAAAATATGAAAATGATGAATAACCCTAATATAATAGTTTTTTGGCACAGAAAAATTTTTACAGTTTGCAATGCGACTAGAATAATAAAAAAGAAAGCATCAATTGTCAGTGCTTCCAAAGATGGAGAGATACTTGCGGAAGTTTTAAAGCGAGAGGGAAATGAGTTAATTCGAGGGTCATCAAATAGAGATAACATAAAAAGTTTAAAAGAGGCTGTGAGATATGCTAAAAAAAATTATACATTGGGGATTGCAATTGATGGGCCTAGTGGACCAATTTTTGAGCCTAAGGCTGGAGCAGTTTTTATAGCACAAAAAACTGGAATGCCAATAGTTCCAGTAAGTTCTTATTGCAGTAAAAAGTGGATTTTTAAAAATATGTGGGATAAACTGGAAATTCCAAAGCCATTTTCTAAATGTGTTCATTATGTTGGAGAAGAGTTTTATTTATCAAAAGAAGTAAAAATGGAAGATGCAATAAAAATAGTAAAAGAAAAAATACATAGTGCTGGCTACAAAGCGTTTGAAATTTATGAAAAAAAATATAATAAAAATTCAAAAACACTTGAATTTAACGAAGAAAAGTTTTAA
- the metG gene encoding methionine--tRNA ligase — MSKSFYITTPIYYPNAAPHVGTAYTTIICDVVARYKRLLGYDVTFLTGVDEHGQKIQQAAEKNGFTPQQWVDKMSLNFTTLWEKLNISNTDFMRTTQQRHINSVKEIVKTVNEKGDIYRGEYSGKYCVSEETFVPENQLVDGKYMGKEVIDVKETSYFFKLSKYGDKLLKYIEENPNFIKPESKKNEVIAFIKQGLQDLSISRTVFDWGIPLELEEGHVIYVWFDALTNYLTGAKYSEDKGRFEDIWINGEVNHVVGKDILRFHAIIWPAMLMSAGIPLPQTIAAHGWWTVEGEKMSKSLGNVIDPAKEVDKYGLDAFRYYLMREATFGHDADYSKKSMIQRINSDLANDLGNLLNRTIGMQKKYFDLEVVLNEDNKEIDNELKNLWDKTLKELDKHMNEYQFSEALKDIWKFISRLNKYIDECEPWKLAKEEDKKNRLSTVMYNLVEGLYKIAIIISPFMPQTAQKMINQLGLIEDVTKVKLKKFKEWGIYPIGNKLKEPEPIFPRIDLEEIEDEEKEEFNSDLEIENSITINDFGKIEMKVVQIEKVSKVENTDKLLKFIVNTGTEKRQIVSGIAKWYKKEEELIGKKVMAVLNLEPVKLKGEISQGMLLTTVEKKKIKLIFIDENVKLGANVK, encoded by the coding sequence ATGTCAAAATCGTTTTATATAACAACACCAATTTATTATCCGAATGCGGCACCACATGTTGGGACGGCATATACGACAATTATTTGTGATGTTGTTGCAAGATATAAAAGGTTATTAGGCTATGATGTAACTTTTTTAACTGGAGTAGATGAACATGGGCAAAAAATTCAGCAGGCTGCTGAAAAAAACGGATTTACACCACAGCAATGGGTTGATAAAATGTCACTAAATTTTACAACACTTTGGGAAAAATTAAACATTTCAAATACTGATTTTATGAGAACGACTCAACAAAGGCATATAAATAGTGTAAAAGAAATAGTAAAAACAGTAAATGAAAAAGGCGATATTTATCGTGGGGAATACAGCGGGAAATATTGTGTTTCAGAGGAGACTTTTGTTCCTGAAAATCAACTGGTAGACGGAAAATACATGGGAAAAGAAGTTATTGACGTAAAAGAAACTTCATATTTTTTTAAATTGTCAAAATATGGGGACAAATTATTAAAGTACATTGAAGAAAATCCTAATTTTATCAAGCCTGAAAGTAAAAAAAATGAAGTGATTGCATTTATAAAACAAGGGTTGCAAGATTTATCAATTTCAAGAACGGTATTTGACTGGGGAATTCCGTTAGAATTGGAGGAAGGGCATGTTATTTATGTCTGGTTTGATGCTTTGACTAATTATTTGACTGGAGCAAAATATTCAGAAGATAAAGGAAGATTTGAAGATATTTGGATAAATGGGGAAGTGAATCATGTAGTTGGAAAAGATATTTTGAGATTTCATGCTATAATTTGGCCTGCTATGCTTATGTCTGCTGGTATTCCATTGCCTCAAACAATAGCTGCACACGGATGGTGGACGGTCGAAGGAGAAAAGATGTCAAAATCTCTTGGAAATGTTATAGATCCAGCAAAAGAAGTGGATAAATATGGACTTGATGCCTTTAGATATTATTTGATGAGAGAAGCAACATTTGGACATGATGCGGATTATTCAAAAAAATCAATGATTCAAAGAATAAATTCTGATTTGGCAAATGACCTTGGAAATTTACTTAATAGAACAATTGGAATGCAAAAAAAATATTTTGATTTGGAAGTTGTGTTAAATGAAGATAATAAAGAAATTGATAACGAACTAAAAAATTTGTGGGATAAAACATTAAAAGAATTGGATAAACATATGAATGAATATCAATTTTCAGAAGCTCTAAAAGATATTTGGAAATTTATTTCAAGACTTAATAAATACATTGATGAATGTGAGCCTTGGAAATTGGCAAAGGAAGAAGATAAAAAGAATAGACTTTCAACAGTCATGTACAATCTGGTTGAAGGACTTTACAAAATTGCTATCATAATTTCACCATTTATGCCGCAGACAGCACAAAAAATGATAAATCAGCTAGGACTTATTGAAGATGTGACAAAAGTTAAATTGAAAAAGTTCAAAGAATGGGGAATTTATCCGATTGGAAATAAATTGAAGGAACCTGAACCTATTTTTCCGCGAATTGATTTGGAGGAAATTGAAGATGAAGAAAAAGAAGAGTTTAACTCAGATTTAGAAATTGAAAATTCAATTACAATTAATGACTTTGGTAAAATTGAAATGAAAGTTGTGCAAATTGAAAAAGTTTCCAAAGTTGAGAATACAGATAAACTTTTAAAATTTATCGTTAATACGGGAACTGAAAAAAGACAAATTGTTTCAGGAATTGCAAAATGGTATAAAAAAGAAGAAGAATTGATAGGGAAAAAGGTTATGGCTGTGCTAAACTTAGAACCAGTAAAATTAAAAGGAGAAATTTCACAGGGAATGCTTTTGACGACTGTGGAGAAAAAAAAGATAAAATTGATATTCATTGATGAAAATGTAAAACTTGGAGCGAATGTTAAATAG
- a CDS encoding tetratricopeptide repeat protein translates to MRKWLYYLFFVPFLFVSCSHDKGYDYLENSLLGIFSKQENDEYISKQLEKAIKLKNKEAFALSLVYLEGNSEEIFDKYLKKSNGYAEYFKALLLKKQNGSENEILELLESSAKQGFSKAYYVMGDIYENKLEFSKAQEYFKKGKEAGDFLSLRSYEAGKNMMSYYERIEALNKKMTAGNISKDEKKELGTLLVERTQYAGKAYDILKDFLAENYPPALYAKAKVLEGDGKNDEAIKLYQDTLFKNKYYLSAYEIAKKLADENKSYETALLPLADVKSDEILINSYMGYLYENLGNFKEAEKYYLKAVAKNDIDTMYYLGKMYETQNELKKAKNMYTKAYSLGSSEAGERLAFIYENEEQSKNTSQSETLKNKEAKKILERLSKNDISSATVTLSSYYPKNSNKVRILNLKAAVDQYPEAYYNLGVYYFNKKKNKKAKFYFIAAKSTGFDIGEFYEAFLKN, encoded by the coding sequence ATGAGAAAATGGTTATATTATTTATTTTTTGTTCCATTTTTGTTTGTTTCGTGTTCCCATGACAAGGGATACGATTATTTGGAAAATTCTTTACTTGGAATTTTTTCAAAACAGGAAAATGACGAATATATATCAAAACAATTAGAAAAAGCGATAAAATTGAAAAATAAGGAAGCTTTCGCATTGTCGCTTGTATATTTGGAGGGAAATAGCGAGGAAATTTTTGACAAATACTTAAAAAAAAGTAACGGATATGCTGAATATTTTAAAGCACTTTTACTAAAAAAACAAAATGGCAGTGAAAATGAAATTTTAGAACTTTTGGAAAGCTCTGCCAAGCAGGGATTTAGTAAAGCTTATTATGTGATGGGGGATATTTACGAAAATAAATTGGAATTTTCAAAAGCTCAGGAATATTTTAAAAAAGGTAAAGAGGCTGGAGACTTTTTATCTTTACGTTCATATGAAGCTGGGAAAAATATGATGAGTTATTACGAAAGAATTGAAGCTTTGAATAAAAAAATGACTGCAGGAAATATTTCAAAAGATGAAAAAAAAGAATTAGGAACTCTTCTTGTGGAAAGAACACAGTATGCTGGAAAAGCTTATGATATTTTGAAAGATTTTTTAGCTGAAAATTATCCACCTGCACTTTATGCGAAAGCTAAAGTACTAGAAGGCGATGGAAAAAATGACGAAGCAATTAAATTATATCAAGACACATTGTTTAAAAACAAATATTATTTGTCAGCTTATGAAATAGCTAAAAAGTTAGCAGATGAAAACAAAAGTTATGAAACGGCGCTACTTCCTTTAGCAGATGTAAAAAGTGATGAAATATTGATAAATAGTTATATGGGATATTTATATGAAAATTTGGGAAATTTTAAAGAAGCTGAAAAGTATTATTTAAAAGCAGTTGCTAAAAACGATATAGATACGATGTATTATCTGGGAAAAATGTATGAAACACAAAATGAATTAAAAAAAGCCAAAAATATGTATACTAAAGCTTATTCACTTGGTTCATCAGAAGCGGGGGAAAGACTGGCGTTTATTTATGAAAATGAAGAGCAGAGTAAAAATACATCTCAATCGGAAACTTTAAAAAATAAGGAAGCTAAAAAAATATTAGAAAGATTGTCTAAAAATGACATAAGCAGTGCAACAGTAACTTTGAGTTCTTACTATCCAAAAAATAGCAATAAAGTCAGAATATTAAATTTAAAAGCGGCTGTGGATCAATATCCTGAAGCATATTATAATCTAGGAGTTTATTATTTTAATAAGAAAAAAAATAAAAAAGCTAAATTTTATTTTATAGCTGCTAAAAGTACAGGATTTGATATTGGGGAATTTTATGAAGCTTTTTTAAAAAATTAA
- a CDS encoding TlpA family protein disulfide reductase — protein MKKFILMLSLFLVFVLSCGKGKEFVVKPLNGAQDLAGAALPDFELKDLNGKKIKSTKIFKNGKKTLFIVAAEWCPHCREEIPEVQRFYDKNKDKVNVVIVFTNSRSSLGKAQAYIKENGYTVPAYYDEDGEILRGFDVQGFPFNLKINGDKVEEELELPVDEDSLTKTFMN, from the coding sequence ATGAAAAAGTTTATTTTGATGTTGTCATTATTCTTAGTGTTTGTATTATCTTGTGGAAAAGGTAAGGAATTTGTTGTAAAACCATTAAATGGAGCGCAAGATTTAGCTGGAGCTGCACTTCCAGACTTTGAGTTAAAAGATTTAAATGGGAAAAAAATAAAAAGTACAAAAATTTTTAAAAATGGGAAAAAGACTCTATTTATAGTTGCAGCTGAATGGTGTCCACATTGTCGTGAAGAAATTCCTGAAGTACAAAGATTTTATGATAAAAATAAAGATAAAGTAAATGTAGTTATAGTATTTACTAATTCTAGATCAAGTTTGGGAAAAGCTCAAGCGTATATAAAAGAAAATGGATATACAGTACCAGCATATTATGATGAAGATGGAGAAATTTTAAGAGGATTTGATGTACAAGGATTTCCGTTTAATTTAAAAATTAATGGTGACAAAGTCGAAGAAGAATTGGAGTTGCCAGTGGATGAAGATTCACTTACAAAAACTTTTATGAATTAA